In a genomic window of Diabrotica undecimpunctata isolate CICGRU chromosome 2, icDiaUnde3, whole genome shotgun sequence:
- the MTA1-like gene encoding metastasis-associated protein MTA3 isoform X1, which yields MAANMYRVGDYVYFEASSTSPYQIRRIEELNKTATGNVEAKVMCFYRRRDLPSQLIQLADKHQCALDESGESPIPEMGGRASELLSPKQRHQMKHRELFLSRQVETLPATHIRGKCSVTLFNETEALASYLNKDDMFFYCLVFDPTQKTLLADKGEIRVGSRYQCDVPPMFKETEEDDRNLTELETLIWTPDHNLSDRQIDQFLVVSRSVGTFARALDCSSSVKQPSLHMSAAAASRDITLFHAMDTLHRHTYNLSSALCSLVPSSGPVLCRDEMEEWSASEANLFEEALDKYGKDFNDIRHDFLPWKTLKNIIEYYYMWKTTDRYVQQKRVKAVEAESKLKQVYIPNYNKPNPAALNNNKGVVNGSNGSSDPAVSLGGKACESCNVTVSNQWYAWGPSHMQCRLCQACWQYWKKYGGLKIPTRFGDGDFENGGKKKSGSDVDEERLPGMSHRPHRCNIGGCGKEFKLKAHLGRHYATAHGLVIRSGSPRPIMKTRTAFYLFTTPITRISRRLCRHIMRPRHAARAPFFAINIQAVKQECSIQMEGKSLPELKQLLVYRKKNRGSVTAIATRLGRPSPIVPQWLILTDKDMLPQPDRVAFPKPPKAPDGSLLYERVPNKPEAEKIPLNNMSPSLKRRAYDEMNGMDSFYSDLDWDDGVALSAPPPTKRITKEPIQVTRPEQFQALMAAQMLPAQPLPRHIAQINGKPKIAHMTRTGSGRKQVISWMDAPDDVYFRATEANKKIRRQVTLAELRRGARKPWRQLRTKMDDLQVVVLD from the exons GTGCCTTAGACGAATCTGGAGAAAGTCCCATTCCCGAAATGGGTGGTCGCGCCAGCGAGCTGCTCAGTCCGAAGCAGAGGCACCAGATGAAACATCGAGAGCTCTTCCTTTCTCGTCAAGTGGAAACCTTACCCGCTACGCATATTCGCGGCAAGTGTTCCGTTACTCTATTCAACGAAACCGAAGCTCTGGCATCTTATCTCAACAAAGATGACATGTTCTTCTACTGCCTTGTGTTCGATCCTACGCAAAAAACCCTGTTAGCCGACAAAGGCGAGATCAGAGTCGGCTCCCGGTACCAGTGCGACGTTCCTCCTATGTTTAAGGAGACGGAAGAGGATGATCGTAATCTAACCGAACTAGAAACTCTTATTTGGACACCCGATCATAACCTCAGTGATAGACAAATAGATCAATTTCTGGTAGTGTCGAGATCCGTAGGTACGTTCGCAAGGGCTTTGGATTGTAGTTCGAGCGTTAAACAACCGTCTTTACATATGTCGGCCGCCGCGGCGAGTCGGGACATAACCTTGTTTCACGCTATGGATACGTTACATCGGCACACCTATAATTTATCAAGTGCGTTGTGTTCGTTGGTGCCCTCCAGCGGGCCGGTGCTTTGTAGAGACGAGATGGAGGAATGGAGCGCCTCGGAAGCCAACCTCTTCGAAGAGGCATTAGATAAATATGGGAAg gaTTTTAACGATATTCGTCATGATTTCCTTCCATGGAAAACACTAAAGAATATAATAGAGTATTATTACATGTGGAAAACTACGGACCGATATGTACAACAAAAACGAGTGAAAGCTGTGGAAGCGGAGTCAAAATTGAAACAAGTCTACATTCCTAACTA CAATAAACCAAATCCTGCGGCATTAAACAATAACAAAGGTGTTGTTAATGGAAGTAACGGCAGCTCAGATCCAGCGGTGTCTTTAGGTGGAAAGGCGTGCGAGTCGTGTAATG TAACTGTATCAAATCAATGGTACGCCTGGGGCCCTTCGCATATGCAGTGTCGTCTGTGCCAAGCATGTTGGCAATATTGGAAAAAGTACGGAGGGTTAAAAATACCGACAAGATTTGGTGACGGTGATTTTGAAAACGGTGGCAAGAAAAAATCGGGTAGTGACGTGGACGAAGAAAGATTGCCTGGCATGTCACATCGACCGCACCGTTGTAATATCGGCGGTTGTGGAAAGGAGTTCAAACTTAAAGCACATTTAGGTAGACATTATGCCACTGCTCACGGACTAGTTATCAG ATCTGGTTCACCAAGACCAATCATGAAAACTAGGACGGCGTTTTATTTGTTTACGACGCCAATTACTAGGATTTCCAGAAGGTTGTGCAGACATATTATGAGGCCGAGACATGCAGCCAGGGCTCCGTTCTTTGCCATTAATATACAAGCTGTCAAACAGGAGTGCAGTATACAAATG GAGGGAAAATCATTACCTGAACTGAAACAACTGCTTGTGTACCGGAAGAAGAATAGGGGTAGTGTAACAGCGATAGCTACAAGACTGGGCAGACCAAGTCCGATCGTTCCCCAATGGTTAATATTAACCGACAAGGATATGCTGCCACAGCCTGATCGGGTGGCCTTCCCCAAGCCTCCGAAAGCTCCGGACGGTAGTCTTCTGTACGAGAGGGTACCCAATAAACCAGAAGCTGAGAAAATACCTTTGAATAACATGTCGCCGTCGCTAAAGAGACGCGCTTATGATGAGATGAACGGAATGGAcag CTTCTATTCCGACTTGGATTGGGATGATG GTGTCGCTCTGAGTGCTCCgccaccaacaaaaagaataacaaAGGAACCGATCCAAGTGACACGACCCGAACAATTCCAAGCCCTAATGGCCGCTCAAATGTTACCTGCTCAACCGTTACCCCGTCACATCGCACAAATCAACGGCAAACCTAAAATCGCACACATGACGAGAACGGGTTCAGGTAGGAAACAAGTCATAAGTTGGATGGACGCCCCGGACGACGTTTATTTTAGAGCTACGGAGGCTAACAA aaaaattagaCGGCAAGTTACATTAGCAGAACTAAGGCGAGGAGCCAGAAAACCATGGAGGCAGTTGCGTACCAAAATGGACGACCTGCAAGTGGTTGTGTTGGATTGA
- the MTA1-like gene encoding metastasis-associated protein MTA3 isoform X2, with protein sequence MAANMYRVGDYVYFEASSTSPYQIRRIEELNKTATGNVEAKVMCFYRRRDLPSQLIQLADKHQCALDESGESPIPEMGGRASELLSPKQRHQMKHRELFLSRQVETLPATHIRGKCSVTLFNETEALASYLNKDDMFFYCLVFDPTQKTLLADKGEIRVGSRYQCDVPPMFKETEEDDRNLTELETLIWTPDHNLSDRQIDQFLVVSRSVGTFARALDCSSSVKQPSLHMSAAAASRDITLFHAMDTLHRHTYNLSSALCSLVPSSGPVLCRDEMEEWSASEANLFEEALDKYGKDFNDIRHDFLPWKTLKNIIEYYYMWKTTDRYVQQKRVKAVEAESKLKQVYIPNYNKPNPAALNNNKGVVNGSNGSSDPAVSLGGKACESCNVTVSNQWYAWGPSHMQCRLCQACWQYWKKYGGLKIPTRFGDGDFENGGKKKSGSDVDEERLPGMSHRPHRCNIGGCGKEFKLKAHLGRHYATAHGLVIRSGSPRPIMKTRTAFYLFTTPITRISRRLCRHIMRPRHAARAPFFAINIQAVKQECSIQMEGKSLPELKQLLVYRKKNRGSVTAIATRLGRPSPIVPQWLILTDKDMLPQPDRVAFPKPPKAPDGSLLYERVPNKPEAEKIPLNNMSPSLKRRAYDEMNGMDSVALSAPPPTKRITKEPIQVTRPEQFQALMAAQMLPAQPLPRHIAQINGKPKIAHMTRTGSGRKQVISWMDAPDDVYFRATEANKKIRRQVTLAELRRGARKPWRQLRTKMDDLQVVVLD encoded by the exons GTGCCTTAGACGAATCTGGAGAAAGTCCCATTCCCGAAATGGGTGGTCGCGCCAGCGAGCTGCTCAGTCCGAAGCAGAGGCACCAGATGAAACATCGAGAGCTCTTCCTTTCTCGTCAAGTGGAAACCTTACCCGCTACGCATATTCGCGGCAAGTGTTCCGTTACTCTATTCAACGAAACCGAAGCTCTGGCATCTTATCTCAACAAAGATGACATGTTCTTCTACTGCCTTGTGTTCGATCCTACGCAAAAAACCCTGTTAGCCGACAAAGGCGAGATCAGAGTCGGCTCCCGGTACCAGTGCGACGTTCCTCCTATGTTTAAGGAGACGGAAGAGGATGATCGTAATCTAACCGAACTAGAAACTCTTATTTGGACACCCGATCATAACCTCAGTGATAGACAAATAGATCAATTTCTGGTAGTGTCGAGATCCGTAGGTACGTTCGCAAGGGCTTTGGATTGTAGTTCGAGCGTTAAACAACCGTCTTTACATATGTCGGCCGCCGCGGCGAGTCGGGACATAACCTTGTTTCACGCTATGGATACGTTACATCGGCACACCTATAATTTATCAAGTGCGTTGTGTTCGTTGGTGCCCTCCAGCGGGCCGGTGCTTTGTAGAGACGAGATGGAGGAATGGAGCGCCTCGGAAGCCAACCTCTTCGAAGAGGCATTAGATAAATATGGGAAg gaTTTTAACGATATTCGTCATGATTTCCTTCCATGGAAAACACTAAAGAATATAATAGAGTATTATTACATGTGGAAAACTACGGACCGATATGTACAACAAAAACGAGTGAAAGCTGTGGAAGCGGAGTCAAAATTGAAACAAGTCTACATTCCTAACTA CAATAAACCAAATCCTGCGGCATTAAACAATAACAAAGGTGTTGTTAATGGAAGTAACGGCAGCTCAGATCCAGCGGTGTCTTTAGGTGGAAAGGCGTGCGAGTCGTGTAATG TAACTGTATCAAATCAATGGTACGCCTGGGGCCCTTCGCATATGCAGTGTCGTCTGTGCCAAGCATGTTGGCAATATTGGAAAAAGTACGGAGGGTTAAAAATACCGACAAGATTTGGTGACGGTGATTTTGAAAACGGTGGCAAGAAAAAATCGGGTAGTGACGTGGACGAAGAAAGATTGCCTGGCATGTCACATCGACCGCACCGTTGTAATATCGGCGGTTGTGGAAAGGAGTTCAAACTTAAAGCACATTTAGGTAGACATTATGCCACTGCTCACGGACTAGTTATCAG ATCTGGTTCACCAAGACCAATCATGAAAACTAGGACGGCGTTTTATTTGTTTACGACGCCAATTACTAGGATTTCCAGAAGGTTGTGCAGACATATTATGAGGCCGAGACATGCAGCCAGGGCTCCGTTCTTTGCCATTAATATACAAGCTGTCAAACAGGAGTGCAGTATACAAATG GAGGGAAAATCATTACCTGAACTGAAACAACTGCTTGTGTACCGGAAGAAGAATAGGGGTAGTGTAACAGCGATAGCTACAAGACTGGGCAGACCAAGTCCGATCGTTCCCCAATGGTTAATATTAACCGACAAGGATATGCTGCCACAGCCTGATCGGGTGGCCTTCCCCAAGCCTCCGAAAGCTCCGGACGGTAGTCTTCTGTACGAGAGGGTACCCAATAAACCAGAAGCTGAGAAAATACCTTTGAATAACATGTCGCCGTCGCTAAAGAGACGCGCTTATGATGAGATGAACGGAATGGAca GTGTCGCTCTGAGTGCTCCgccaccaacaaaaagaataacaaAGGAACCGATCCAAGTGACACGACCCGAACAATTCCAAGCCCTAATGGCCGCTCAAATGTTACCTGCTCAACCGTTACCCCGTCACATCGCACAAATCAACGGCAAACCTAAAATCGCACACATGACGAGAACGGGTTCAGGTAGGAAACAAGTCATAAGTTGGATGGACGCCCCGGACGACGTTTATTTTAGAGCTACGGAGGCTAACAA aaaaattagaCGGCAAGTTACATTAGCAGAACTAAGGCGAGGAGCCAGAAAACCATGGAGGCAGTTGCGTACCAAAATGGACGACCTGCAAGTGGTTGTGTTGGATTGA